The DNA region GGTCACGATCATCGGTCCCGAGATCTGGGCGGCGCTGCCGCCGCTACCTGAGGTCGCCCCGCCGCTGGTGGTCCGCGACCTGGCCGACTGCAAGATGGTCACGGCCTGGCCGACGCTGGTCGACCCGCACGACCTGCAGTTCCTGCTGGGCACGCGCGCGCTGCGCCGCTGGCTGTGGCCGCACACGATCCAGAACCCGGCCGACGATCCGCACGAGGTCGACATCCGCCTCAAGTGGGCCGAGCTGCTGCCGTGGTAGGCGGGCGGAGGCGGTACGTGCAGGCGGGACGGCTTGCGCGACCAGGTTCGACGCCGGGCCCGCGCCGCTGGACTGCTGGCTGCCAGCTGCTGCATCGCGGCGTGCGGCGAGGCGCCGCCGACGACCTGGGCAGCACGATGACGCGCGACCAGGCCCAGCACTGGGGCGCGTCCTGCGGCCATCTCGTGCCAGCCTCGGGCCGGACTGGGCGCTCACCGTCACCCAACCCCGCCCCTCTCCGTGACGCGGACGAAGCGCCAGGGACCGCGCGCGGCGATCGCTGCTCTTGCCGCGTCTTCATCCAACGATGAACCCCGGGTCGCCGTCCTGGCCGTCCTGGCCGTCCTGGCCGTCCTGGCCGTCCTGGCATCAATGCCACTCACAGGACTCACAGGATCCTTCCCTGGATCACGCGTTGTTCGATGTAGTGATCTGCCAGCACTCTGCTCATGAGATCCCATCTATTGAATTGGCCAAGAAGTCGCGACGACGCGCCCCCGGGAGCCGAGCGGCGACTTCGGCGGCACCGCCGGCCGGCCCGGCCGGCGGTGGCCACGGCCAGGTCGGCAGCGGCAACGACAGCCTGATCCACCGCTGCCCCCCCGGGGCCCGGACCAGGCTGACAGCGAGGAAGCAGGCCCATTCCTTACCGTGCGGCAGCCGATCGATTCACGAGTCAGCTGCGCACGAGTCACACCCAGACGACGACCCGTGACAGATCACATCGCCGAATCACACGCCACTCGGCCACAGGAGCGCCACAGGCTGACCGGCCCTGGGTGAATCGGGGTGAATCCCCTCTGCGCTTGGCGATGAAGCGCGAAAAACTCCCGTTGAGCCGGGGAGTTCTCTGAGGCATTCTTCGTACTCGGTAGGGGCAGTGGCACGCGTCGGCCTTGCAGAAGGAGCGGGACATGTCGGGAACTCGAAGCAACGACGATCGGCTCGCGAACCTCTATGGGGACGTCGAGGCGCCGTTGTCCTATGGCCGGGGCGGAGTCGCCCCCGGCAAGCGGAGCCTGACCGCGAGCCTGTTCTCGTCGAGGCCGCGGCTCGCGGTACCCAGCTTGCTCGAGGGCAACGCCAGCGCGGGTGCCCGCGGACCTGGACCGACCGCGGGGCCGCTGCTGGTCGAGGACGGCGGGCCGGCGGGGCCCCACCAGATGACCAAGAGCCAGTTCCTCGCCGAGGTCGCCGCGATCATGCCGGGCGAGGACGTGTCGCAGTGGCAGGCGAAGGCGTGTTCCGCGATCGAGACCGAGCTGAAGACGCGCGTGCCGAGCGCCGCGGGTGCCCGCAGCGCGCGCGAGTACGTCAGCGCGATCCGGGCCCAGGCGACCCAGCCGGCCGATGCCGCACCGGCGGTCGGCGGCCTGGCTGCGCTCCTGGCCTCGCCCAACGAGCACGCCGCCGCCGACTTCATGCGCTCGGGCCAGATGGGCGCCGGCCAGGCGCTGGGCGGATCGGCGCGCGCCGCGATGGAGGCTGCGTTTCTCCACAGCTTCAGCGACGTCCGGATCCACACCAGCGAATCGGCCGGCCAGCTCGCGGCGGCGCTCGGCGCGCGCGCGTTCACGGTCGGCAACCAGATCGCGTTCGCGCCTGGCCTCTACGATCCCGGCTCGCCGCTCGGTGACGCGCTGCTCGCCCACGAGCTGGCCCACGTGGTCCAGCAGCGCGGCGCCACGTCGCTCGGGGGCGGCAGCAGCGCCGCCCTCGAGGCCGACGCCGACCAGGCGGCGGCGCTGGCGGTCTCGGCGCTGCACGGCGGCGAGATGTCGGCGCAGACTCCCGCGAAGCCATCACTGCAGGCCGGCTACGGCCTGCAGCGTTGCCCTGGCGGCGGCGGCGGTGGCGGCGCCAGCGCACTGACGTTCAGCTCGTCGGCGTTCGCCGCCGGCGCCGGCGGGTCGGTCACGGCGACGCCGACCGCCTCACAGTTGCAGGTCCAGAGCAGCGCGTACGCATCGACGGGCACGGTCCAGGCCACGGGCGGTACCAACGCGGACGCGGCCGGATGGGACGTCGGGTATCTGCAGACCGTGACCTCCTTGACGCCGATCGGGACCTATACCCGCCCCGCCGCCGGCACGCCGACCCAGCTCGCCATCACCGTCCCGAACAACACGCGCGATGGCAATCCGGCCGGGACCGCGCCCTGGTACGACAGCGCCAACCCGGCGGGGACCAAGGCGTTCACCACGACCGGATCGACGGAGACCGTGACGCTGTGGGATCGGCCGAGCATGACGTTTCCGTGGGATACTCCAGACGGCGTCGGCAAGCTCGCCAGCACCAGCGGCAAGGCCAAGTTCGCGGCGTGGGTGGCGGTCCGCAAGCGCGCGAGCCCAAACACGGTCCAGTACATCAACTGGGAGACGTGGGAGGTGGACTTCTCGACGACGACCAACTACGCGGCGAGCGGTGCCAAGACCGTCGCCGGGATCACCGGCGCGACGACCGCCACTGGATCGGGTGCAGGTCAGGGCGCGAACACGCCCAACCTCACCGGCACGGTCGGCAACAACCTGATCGCCCTCACGTGGACCTGACGTCGACCTGCCGTCGCGCCGGGCTGGCGGCGCTGGTGCTGCTCGCCGGCTGTAGCAAGGGCCGCAACGATGTCCACGACGGAGTTGTTCGCGTGAACCCACAGCAACAAGGTCTCTACACCCCGCCCGCGACGACCTCGGTGGACCTGGCCGGCGTGATCGCGGTCCGATGCACCGCGACGCCCCGCGCGGAGGCGCCGGTCGGCGCGGTGGCGGCGGGTGGGTTCCCGGGCCTTTACCGCCGCGACTTCGATCTCACCGACTGCACCGCGGTCCGGGGTCGGCTCGACGCCGAGGTCCGCGCCATCCACGGCTACACCCTGCTGGCCCCGCTCCAGCGCGTCGACGAACCGCTGAGCCCGACCCTGGCCCTCGACGGCGGGCGCGCCTTCGACCGCCCCGCCGCGGGTCCGGTGCCGATGCTGGTGCTGGTCGGCGGTCCGGCCGTGGCCGCGCCGATGGGGTTCCAGGGCCGGGTCGCGACGCTCGTCGACGTCGCCGGGGTCGAGCTCGCTGAGCCGGTGCGGGCGTTCACGCTGACCGGCGCCGACCTCGGGCTGGCGACCGCGCTGTCCACGCTGGTCGGCTGGCAGCCGGCGCGATCGGTGGCGACGGCGAGCGCGGCCCGCGCGTCCGGTCACGCGCTGGTCGCGATCGACGCGCTGCGGGTCGCCGTCGCCGACAGCGCCACCGACCAGGTCGA from Myxococcales bacterium includes:
- a CDS encoding DUF4157 domain-containing protein gives rise to the protein MSGTRSNDDRLANLYGDVEAPLSYGRGGVAPGKRSLTASLFSSRPRLAVPSLLEGNASAGARGPGPTAGPLLVEDGGPAGPHQMTKSQFLAEVAAIMPGEDVSQWQAKACSAIETELKTRVPSAAGARSAREYVSAIRAQATQPADAAPAVGGLAALLASPNEHAAADFMRSGQMGAGQALGGSARAAMEAAFLHSFSDVRIHTSESAGQLAAALGARAFTVGNQIAFAPGLYDPGSPLGDALLAHELAHVVQQRGATSLGGGSSAALEADADQAAALAVSALHGGEMSAQTPAKPSLQAGYGLQRCPGGGGGGGASALTFSSSAFAAGAGGSVTATPTASQLQVQSSAYASTGTVQATGGTNADAAGWDVGYLQTVTSLTPIGTYTRPAAGTPTQLAITVPNNTRDGNPAGTAPWYDSANPAGTKAFTTTGSTETVTLWDRPSMTFPWDTPDGVGKLASTSGKAKFAAWVAVRKRASPNTVQYINWETWEVDFSTTTNYAASGAKTVAGITGATTATGSGAGQGANTPNLTGTVGNNLIALTWT